Below is a window of Paraburkholderia kururiensis DNA.
GTGCCTTCACGCCACCTTGCGTGATGCCGCTGCGCCGGCCGCTTTAGATCCCTCGCGTTATCGAGTCAGCACCGCTTCCACGGGCCGGCGGAGAGAGAGCGGCAGCGTCGCCCCATAGCCGAAGCGCAGGACGATGTCGGGCCGCCGCCCCGCTATTCCGACAAGACCTGCCAGGTCAGCACGGAACCGCGCCACTTCAACGGGCTGATTGATGAAGGCCACCTTGATGCCGAGGCTCGTCGCAGTCAACGCGAAGCGCTGGCAGGCGCGGCCCACCATGATCCAGTGCGCCTTGTCTTCGCGGTCGCCGGCAAATACCGCGACGCCGGATGAAGAATCGACCTGACGTGCGCACCTGTCGCTTTCGCTGCGCGCATTGAAAAAACGCTCGAACGCGAACCGTCCAATGGCGTCCGGCAGCGCCGGGTTGCCACTTGTGGCCGAAAACAGGCCATCGCCTGACGTCATCGCGCTGCGTGGATTGAACCGGACCCACTGCTTCAGCTCCCGCATGAACGCCATGTCCGCCATTTGAATGCTGTTGGCGGCAACCACCTGTTCCTTGAGTCTGTCGATATCCGCGCGATTAGTCAGGATAGCCAGGTGAACGCCGGCGGTATCGGCCGTGTGTTTCAGGAGCGCAAGGTGCGCGGCGGGAACGGAGCGTCGGTCGTATTCGGCGCGCGTGGATTGCCGTTTCGGAATGGCTGCGTAGAGCGGACTCGCGATCGTCGGTCCGTTGACGAAGGCATAGCGTATGAGGTTTCCGTCCGGCGCGATCTGGAGTTCCCCGGGCCATCCCAGCGAGGTCGCCGCGATAGCGAGGTTTTCTGCCGCGCAGCCGAGGCTCACGAACAGATGATGATCGTCGGGGTCGACCGCGGGCGTTCGGCGCGAGACATCCGGCGCAATCTCGATGAACCGGTTGCCGATGCGAAACCGCCAGGGCTGCGTGTTGTGGCTGTTGGCGGCAAGCGTGGCGTAGCGAATGACGTCGCGCATGCTGGGCGGCACAGCGGGCGCTGTACGCAGGCTTTCAGCGTAGGCGTCGTAATCGGCCATCGATCCTGTAGACGACATCCAGGCGGTCGCGCCGGCGGCCAGCACCACGCCACCGCCTGCGCCGAGGAAAAAGGTACGCCTGTTCATGTTCGCTTCCCCGTGCGTGGTGGTGGCTGGTTCGTTCTGCGCTATCGGAACCTATGCCACGCGTGCGCCGTTGCCGTTGACCTGAATCAATCGGGACAGGGGTTTTATTTATCCGGCATGACGGCTTTAAAGCGCTTTTAATGCGTTTTTAAGCAATCTGATTATTTCGATTACTGTACGCGGGCGAACGGAATACGACAGATTTTCCCTTTAGTGTGCTTCGTATGGCGGGTGGGCCGATATTCAAAACAACAGACGAGAACTGCGATGACCGCGTTAGATGAATACCCTGAGCGTGGCGACTTCGCCCCCATTAGTGCGCAGAGCGCTCGCGCGCTCGCCGTGTCGATGGACGAATCCGGGTTCGGCGTACTGAACGACATCGTGCCGGCGTCCGTACTGGCAACGCTGCGCCGCACGGTATCCGAACTGATCGAACACGACGGCTTCAAATACTTCGCCCTCAACGGCGCAGCGTGGTGCGTCAATACCTGCCTCGGCCCGCTTTTCGACGACGTCGAGCTGCTCGCCCTGTTACGCCAGCTTTATATGCTCAAGATGGGCGTGCCGCCGCCCAGTGACCGGATCTTGCCCGTCATGCGCGTGCTGGCCGGCACGCAGGGGCGGCGTCACTCGTGCAACTTCCACTACGACTCGTACGTCGTTTCCATCCTGCTGCCGGTATTGATTCCGTGCGACCCGGGCGAGCCGCCGGGCCACCTCGTGATGTTTCCGAACTTGCGCAACGCAAGGCGATCACCAGTCGTCAACATTTTCGAAAAGCTATTGATCGAGAAACTGCTCGCGCCCATGTGGCGTTTAGCGTTTGTCCAGAAAGCGCTGTCGGCGAAGGTCGTCACGTTGACGCCGGGGAATCTGTACTTCTTCTGGGGTATGCGTTCGCTGCATGCGAACCAGGCCTGCGCGCCTTCCCGTGTTCGCTGCACCGTGCTGCTGCATTTCGGCGACCCGCACGAGCGCAGCGTGTTCAAGGGGCTCAGCCAGCGGTTGCACGCGATGCGCTTGCGGCGAATGACGCGCGCGTGAGTTCGCACGCTGCGTAGCGCGCATCGGCGAGTCGCCGCGCCGGAATTCGCCACGCTACCGCTTGTTGCCCGTCGGCTTCAAAACCGTCCGCATATATTCCGTAGCAAATTCGATAAACGCCCGCACGCGAAACGGCAGCCGGCGTTGCACCGGGAAAATGATCTGTGCGGGCAGGGGCTTTGCGTGCCACTTCGGCACGATTCGCACGAGGCGCCCCGATATCAGGTCTTCCTCGACCAACCATTCCGGCAGTACTGCAATGCCCAGTCCCATGCGTACCGACTCGCGAATGCTCGTCACGCCCTCGGTCACGAACACGGGCTCGATTGGCAGCGTGTGCGTTGCATTGCCCGAGTGCAGCGTGACGTCTCGCGAACCGCCGAACTGCCGGCTGGACAGCGCGATCCACGGCAGCTTGCCGAGCGATTCCGGCGTGCCGCGAATCTTGTGATCCTTCAGAAACGACGGCGACGCGACGACATATCGCGCGATCTCGCCGAGCGGGCGAGCCACCACGCGGTCGTCGGCGAGCGTGCCCGCGAGAATGCCCACGTCGCAGCCTTCCTCGATCATGTGCAGCGGGCGATTCGAATAGCCCAGTTCGATGCGCACGCCCGGATGCGCCTGGATGAAGCTGCTGATCAGCCGGCTCACCGCCGACTGACCGAAGTCGATGGTCGAAAACATGCGGATATTGCCGCTCAACTCGCTTTGGTCGTTGCGCAGCCGCTGTTCAGATTCCTCTGCCAGCGCCAGCAGCGCCTGTGCGTCCGCGAGGAATTGATGACCCATGTCGGTGAGGCTCATGCGGTGCGTGTCGCGGCGTAGCAGCGCGGCGCCGCACAGGTCTTCGAGCGCGCGCAACTGACGGCTCAAGGTGGGCTGGGTCAGATGCAGCTTGCGCGCCGCCGCGGAGAGACTGCCGCTCTCCACGATGGCGACGAAGGTACGCAGCAGGGTGAGGTCGTCGAAGATGCTCATACGCGCGGAGTATAAGCGATATGCCGGCTATGCGACTTCCGTTAGAGGTAGGCCGGGACGATGATGGACCCATCGCCTCACCCCCTACTCGAAAGGAGCGTCACCATGAGCACGCAAGCCAACGCAAACACAGTGCACCACGCATCGAAAGTGGCGATCGTCACCGGCGCCTCGCGCGGCATCGGCGCGGCCATTGCCAGGCGTCTCGCCGCGGACGGCATCGCCGTCGTCGTGAATTACGCGGGCCGTGCGGCCGACGCACAAGCGGTCGTCGCGGAAATCGAAGCCGCGGGCGGTCGCGCCGCGGCGGTTCAGGCCGACGTCGCTGTGCCGGCCCAGGTGGCGGCGATGTTCGATCAGGCCATCACGCTGTTCGGCGGCGTCGATATCGTCGTGAACAACGCCGGCATCATGCAGCCGGGCCTCGTGCCGCTGGTCGATACCGACGACACGCTGTTCGACCGGCTCGTTGCCATCAACCTGAAGGGAACGTTCAACACGTTGCGTGTGGCAGCGAAGAAGCTGCGCAGCGGCGGGCGCATCGTGAATTTCGGCAGCAGCATCAAGGAACTCGCGACGCCGGGCTACTCCGTCTACGCCGCCACAAAGGCCGCGGTGGAGACGATGACGAACATCTTCGCGAAGGAACTGCGTGGCCGCAACATCACCGTGAACGCGGTGGCGCCGGGGCCCACGGCCACCGAACTCTTTCTCAAGGACAAGACGCCCGAGCAGGTGGAACGGCTCGCCAAAATGCCGCCGCTCGAACGTCTGGGGCAGCCCGAGGACATCTCGTCTGTGGTGGCGTTTCTGGTGAGCAGCGCGGCCGACTGGATCGACGGCCAAACGCTGCGCGTGAACGGCGGCATTGTGTGACGCGCAACCTGGTCCCCTCAATCGAACCCATCGCAATCAAAGGAGTCGACATGCAACACGTCATCGTAGTGACCGGTGCGTCGAGCGGCTTTGGCCGCCTGGGTGCCGAAGCGCTGGCAAAAGCCGGCCACACTGTCTACGCGTCGATGCGCGACACAGCGG
It encodes the following:
- a CDS encoding Acg family FMN-binding oxidoreductase — its product is MVLAAGATAWMSSTGSMADYDAYAESLRTAPAVPPSMRDVIRYATLAANSHNTQPWRFRIGNRFIEIAPDVSRRTPAVDPDDHHLFVSLGCAAENLAIAATSLGWPGELQIAPDGNLIRYAFVNGPTIASPLYAAIPKRQSTRAEYDRRSVPAAHLALLKHTADTAGVHLAILTNRADIDRLKEQVVAANSIQMADMAFMRELKQWVRFNPRSAMTSGDGLFSATSGNPALPDAIGRFAFERFFNARSESDRCARQVDSSSGVAVFAGDREDKAHWIMVGRACQRFALTATSLGIKVAFINQPVEVARFRADLAGLVGIAGRRPDIVLRFGYGATLPLSLRRPVEAVLTR
- a CDS encoding LysR family transcriptional regulator translates to MSIFDDLTLLRTFVAIVESGSLSAAARKLHLTQPTLSRQLRALEDLCGAALLRRDTHRMSLTDMGHQFLADAQALLALAEESEQRLRNDQSELSGNIRMFSTIDFGQSAVSRLISSFIQAHPGVRIELGYSNRPLHMIEEGCDVGILAGTLADDRVVARPLGEIARYVVASPSFLKDHKIRGTPESLGKLPWIALSSRQFGGSRDVTLHSGNATHTLPIEPVFVTEGVTSIRESVRMGLGIAVLPEWLVEEDLISGRLVRIVPKWHAKPLPAQIIFPVQRRLPFRVRAFIEFATEYMRTVLKPTGNKR
- a CDS encoding glucose 1-dehydrogenase yields the protein MSTQANANTVHHASKVAIVTGASRGIGAAIARRLAADGIAVVVNYAGRAADAQAVVAEIEAAGGRAAAVQADVAVPAQVAAMFDQAITLFGGVDIVVNNAGIMQPGLVPLVDTDDTLFDRLVAINLKGTFNTLRVAAKKLRSGGRIVNFGSSIKELATPGYSVYAATKAAVETMTNIFAKELRGRNITVNAVAPGPTATELFLKDKTPEQVERLAKMPPLERLGQPEDISSVVAFLVSSAADWIDGQTLRVNGGIV